The Klebsiella sp. RHBSTW-00484 genome includes a window with the following:
- the phoR gene encoding phosphate regulon sensor histidine kinase PhoR produces the protein MLERLSWKRLALELFLCCIPALILGAFFGYLPWFLLAAVTGLLIWHFWNLMRLSWWLWVDRSMTPPPGSGSWEPLLYGLHQMQMRNKKRRRELGSLIKRFRSGAESLPDAVVLTTEDGVMFWCNGLAQQTLNLRWPDDNGQNILNLLRYPEFANYLKYRDFSKPLNLVLNNARHLEIRVMPYSDKQLLMVARDVTQMHQLEGARRNFFANVSHELRTPLTVLQGYLEMMQEQILEGGTREKALHTMREQTQRMEGLVKQLLTLSRIEAAPVLAMNDRIDVPMMLRVVEREAQTLSQQKHVLHFSVDESLKVLGNEEQLRSAISNLVYNAVNHTPAGTEITVSWQRASHGALFSVEDNGPGISPEHIPRLTERFYRVDKARSRQTGGSGLGLAIVKHAISHHDSRLEIESTLGKGTRFSFLLPERLIAKNEP, from the coding sequence GTGCTGGAACGGCTGTCATGGAAAAGGCTGGCGCTTGAGCTTTTCTTATGTTGTATCCCGGCCCTGATCCTTGGGGCGTTTTTTGGTTATCTGCCGTGGTTTTTATTGGCGGCGGTAACGGGCCTTCTTATCTGGCATTTCTGGAATCTTATGCGTCTGTCGTGGTGGCTGTGGGTTGACCGCAGCATGACGCCACCGCCGGGCAGCGGCAGTTGGGAACCGCTGCTGTACGGCCTGCATCAGATGCAGATGCGTAATAAAAAGCGCCGCCGCGAGCTGGGTAGTCTTATAAAGCGTTTTCGCAGCGGCGCAGAATCTCTCCCTGATGCCGTGGTTTTAACTACCGAAGATGGCGTGATGTTCTGGTGTAATGGCCTGGCCCAGCAGACGCTTAATCTGCGCTGGCCGGACGATAACGGACAGAACATCCTTAACCTGCTGCGCTACCCGGAATTTGCCAACTACCTGAAATATCGTGATTTCTCGAAGCCTTTGAATCTGGTGTTGAATAACGCCCGCCATCTGGAAATTCGCGTGATGCCCTACAGCGACAAACAGCTGCTGATGGTGGCGCGCGATGTTACGCAGATGCATCAGCTCGAAGGGGCGCGACGTAACTTCTTTGCTAACGTCAGCCACGAACTGCGAACCCCACTAACGGTGTTGCAGGGGTATCTGGAGATGATGCAGGAACAGATACTGGAAGGGGGCACGCGCGAGAAAGCGTTACACACCATGCGCGAGCAAACCCAGCGTATGGAAGGCCTGGTGAAACAACTACTGACGCTGTCACGGATAGAGGCCGCTCCGGTACTGGCGATGAACGATAGAATCGATGTGCCGATGATGCTGCGGGTGGTGGAGCGCGAGGCGCAAACCCTGAGTCAGCAGAAGCATGTTCTGCATTTTTCCGTCGATGAGTCGCTGAAAGTGTTGGGGAATGAAGAACAACTGCGTAGCGCGATTTCCAACCTGGTGTATAACGCGGTCAATCATACCCCGGCGGGAACGGAAATCACCGTGAGCTGGCAGCGGGCATCCCACGGCGCGTTGTTTAGCGTCGAGGATAACGGGCCGGGAATTTCTCCGGAGCATATTCCGCGCCTGACCGAACGTTTCTACCGCGTTGATAAGGCACGATCGCGGCAAACCGGCGGCAGCGGTTTGGGGCTGGCGATTGTTAAACACGCGATCAGTCATCACGACAGCCGTCTTGAAATTGAAAGCACGCTGGGCAAAGGGACGCGTTTTAGCTTCTTGCTGCCGGAACGTTTAATTGCCAAAAATGAGCCCTAG
- a CDS encoding hydrolase: protein MSIRELIDPSNSALIFIDHQPQMSFGVANIDRQTLKNNTVALAKAGKIFNVPVIYTSVETKSFSGYIWPELLAVHPDVKPIERTSMNSWEDAAFVAAVKATGRKKLIISALWTEVCLTFPALMALDEGYEVYVVTDTSGGTSVDAHERSIDRMVQAGAVPVTWQQVLLEYQRDWSRKETYDAVMDLVREHSGAYGMGVDYAYTMVHGAPERQA from the coding sequence ATGTCTATTCGTGAACTGATCGATCCCTCTAACTCTGCTCTTATTTTTATTGACCACCAGCCGCAAATGTCTTTTGGCGTGGCTAATATTGATCGCCAGACGCTGAAAAATAATACGGTGGCTCTGGCCAAGGCTGGGAAAATTTTTAATGTTCCGGTGATTTATACTTCAGTAGAAACTAAAAGCTTCAGCGGCTATATCTGGCCAGAACTGCTGGCGGTACATCCTGATGTGAAGCCCATTGAACGCACGTCGATGAACTCCTGGGAAGATGCGGCTTTTGTGGCGGCGGTAAAAGCGACGGGGCGTAAAAAATTGATTATCTCTGCTCTGTGGACCGAAGTGTGCCTGACCTTCCCGGCGCTGATGGCGCTGGATGAAGGATATGAAGTTTATGTGGTGACCGATACCTCTGGCGGCACCTCGGTTGATGCCCACGAACGCTCAATTGATCGTATGGTTCAGGCCGGTGCGGTGCCGGTGACCTGGCAGCAGGTGCTGCTTGAGTATCAGCGCGACTGGTCACGTAAAGAGACCTATGACGCAGTGATGGACCTGGTGCGCGAGCACAGCGGCGCTTACGGAATGGGCGTGGATTACGCGTATACCATGGTGCATGGCGCGCCGGAGCGTCAAGCCTAA
- a CDS encoding antibiotic biosynthesis monooxygenase — translation MAQQKSVTLVISHVLDPEHGQRYEEWLGKIMPIAAEFPGHLGANVIRPVAGQKLWSVIIRFDTIEHLYAWTQSETRRELVAEIAPLLSEGDRTEVRTEPAFWFTPPAANVRQPLRWKQFFITLLVIFPSTNLVPTVTGMLLPSLKGSLLLHLINDACVVALVVWFWMPIVTRLFAGWLKKN, via the coding sequence ATGGCGCAGCAGAAATCGGTGACCCTGGTTATCAGTCATGTACTCGACCCCGAACATGGCCAACGTTATGAAGAGTGGCTGGGTAAAATTATGCCGATTGCGGCGGAGTTTCCCGGACATCTTGGCGCCAACGTGATTCGCCCGGTCGCCGGGCAGAAGTTATGGAGCGTTATCATTCGCTTTGACACCATTGAGCATCTTTACGCCTGGACGCAGTCAGAAACGCGTCGCGAGCTGGTGGCCGAAATCGCACCGCTGCTGAGCGAAGGCGACCGGACCGAAGTACGCACCGAACCGGCCTTTTGGTTTACGCCACCGGCTGCCAACGTCCGTCAGCCGCTGCGCTGGAAGCAATTTTTTATCACCTTGCTGGTGATTTTCCCCAGTACCAATCTGGTGCCCACGGTAACCGGAATGCTATTGCCCTCGCTGAAGGGAAGTCTGTTACTGCATTTGATCAATGATGCCTGTGTGGTCGCGCTGGTGGTCTGGTTCTGGATGCCCATCGTGACCCGTCTGTTTGCTGGCTGGTTAAAGAAAAACTGA
- a CDS encoding amidohydrolase: protein MSQTATLILTHGRVHTLDRQNPLADAVAIANGKILAAGSHDRIMSFAAEGTQIIDLKGHTVIPGLNDSHLHLIRGGLNYNLELRWEGVPSLADALRMLKDQADRTPSPQWVRVVGGWSEFQFAERRMPTLEELNDAAPDTPVFVLHLYDRALLNRAALKAVGYTKETPDPAGGEIVRDAKGNPTGMLIAKPNAMILYSTLAKGPKLPLELQINSTRQFMRELNRLGLTSAIDAGGGFQNYPEDYEIIEQLHAKEQMTVRIAYNLFTQRPKQELEDFERWTDMLKPGQGTDFYRANGAGEMLVFSAADFEDFLQPRPDLPQGMEDELERVVRHLVEHRWPFRLHATYDESISRMLDVFEKVNRDIPFNGLHWFFDHAETITERNIERVKALGGGIAVQHRMAFQGEYFVDRYGKDAVKHTPPVAKMLELDVPVGLGTDATRVASYNPWTALYWLVSGRTVGGMAMYDESNRLPRDVALELWTAGSAWFSSEQGKKGRIEPDQLADLVVLSKDYFSVAEEEIKGIESVLTFVDGKVVYAAGHFSPLAPPPIPVLPEWSPVVKVPGHYRSAPPTASKIGAIVQMHQCCGSCGVHGHQHNIARKSSIPVADEQAFWGVLGCSCFAF from the coding sequence ATGTCGCAAACTGCCACACTGATCCTGACCCACGGTCGGGTTCATACTCTCGATCGTCAAAACCCGCTTGCCGATGCGGTGGCGATCGCCAACGGTAAAATTCTCGCCGCCGGTAGTCACGATCGGATCATGAGCTTTGCCGCGGAAGGAACGCAAATTATCGATCTCAAAGGCCATACGGTGATCCCCGGCCTGAACGACTCCCACCTGCACCTGATCCGCGGCGGTCTGAACTACAATCTTGAACTGCGCTGGGAGGGCGTGCCTTCGCTGGCGGACGCGCTGCGGATGCTTAAAGATCAGGCCGACCGTACGCCGTCGCCGCAGTGGGTGCGGGTGGTGGGTGGCTGGAGCGAATTCCAGTTTGCCGAACGGCGGATGCCAACCCTCGAAGAGCTGAATGACGCCGCGCCGGATACCCCGGTATTCGTTCTGCATCTCTACGATCGCGCGCTGCTTAACCGCGCAGCATTAAAGGCGGTGGGCTATACCAAAGAGACCCCGGATCCTGCTGGCGGCGAGATCGTTCGCGACGCTAAGGGTAACCCGACCGGGATGCTGATCGCCAAACCCAATGCGATGATCCTTTATTCGACGCTGGCGAAAGGGCCGAAGCTGCCGCTGGAGCTGCAGATCAACTCAACGCGTCAGTTTATGCGTGAACTGAATCGCCTGGGGCTGACCAGCGCTATCGATGCCGGAGGCGGTTTTCAGAACTACCCGGAAGATTATGAAATTATTGAGCAGTTACACGCCAAAGAGCAGATGACCGTGCGTATCGCCTATAACCTGTTTACCCAGCGACCAAAGCAGGAGCTGGAAGACTTTGAGCGCTGGACCGACATGCTCAAGCCGGGGCAGGGGACTGATTTTTACCGTGCTAACGGTGCCGGGGAGATGCTGGTCTTCTCGGCGGCGGATTTTGAAGACTTCCTCCAGCCGCGCCCGGATCTGCCGCAAGGGATGGAAGACGAGCTGGAAAGGGTGGTGCGCCATCTTGTCGAACACCGCTGGCCGTTCCGCCTGCACGCGACCTATGATGAGTCTATCAGCCGGATGCTCGACGTCTTCGAGAAGGTCAACCGCGATATTCCGTTCAACGGCCTGCACTGGTTCTTTGATCACGCGGAAACCATTACCGAGCGTAATATCGAACGCGTGAAAGCGCTGGGCGGCGGTATTGCGGTGCAGCACCGGATGGCTTTCCAGGGCGAATATTTTGTCGACCGCTACGGCAAAGATGCGGTCAAACATACCCCGCCGGTAGCGAAGATGCTTGAGCTGGACGTGCCGGTAGGATTGGGCACGGATGCCACCCGCGTGGCGAGCTACAACCCGTGGACTGCGCTTTACTGGCTGGTTTCCGGGCGGACGGTTGGCGGGATGGCGATGTACGACGAAAGCAACCGCCTGCCGCGCGACGTGGCGCTGGAATTGTGGACCGCGGGAAGCGCGTGGTTCTCCAGCGAACAGGGTAAGAAAGGGCGTATCGAGCCAGATCAGCTTGCCGACCTGGTGGTGCTGTCTAAAGACTACTTTAGCGTCGCGGAAGAGGAAATTAAGGGAATCGAGTCGGTGTTGACGTTCGTTGACGGCAAAGTCGTTTACGCCGCTGGGCACTTCTCGCCGCTGGCTCCACCGCCAATCCCCGTGCTGCCTGAGTGGTCTCCGGTAGTGAAGGTGCCGGGACATTACCGTTCAGCGCCGCCGACGGCGTCGAAAATTGGCGCGATAGTCCAGATGCACCAGTGCTGTGGCAGCTGTGGAGTACATGGGCATCAGCATAATATTGCGCGCAAATCGTCTATTCCGGTTGCTGATGAGCAGGCATTCTGGGGTGTGCTGGGCTGCTCTTGCTTTGCATTTTAG
- the proY gene encoding proline-specific permease ProY, translating to MESSNKLKRGLSTRHIRFMALGSAIGTGLFYGSADAIKMAGPSVLLAYIIGGVAAYIIMRALGEMSVHNPAASSFSRYAQDYLGPLAGYITGWTYCFEILIVAIADVTAFGIYMGVWFPAVPHWIWVLSVVLIICAVNLMSVKVFGELEFWFSFFKVATIIIMILAGFGIIIWGIGNGGQPTGIHNLWSNGGFFSNGWLGMVMSLQMVMFAYGGIEIIGITAGEAEDPEKSIPRAINSVPMRILVFYVGTLFVIMSIYPWNQVGTNGSPFVLTFQHLGITFAASILNFVVLTASLSAINSDVFGVGRMLHGMAEQGSAPKMFAKTSRRGVPWVTVMVMTIALLFAVYLNYIMPENVFLVIASLATFATVWVWIMILLSQIAFRRRLPPEEAQALKFKVPGGVTTTVIGLIFLVFIIGLIGYHPDTRISLYVGFAWIILLLVGWQFKTRRDRKLAKA from the coding sequence ATGGAAAGTAGTAACAAGCTTAAGCGTGGGCTAAGTACCCGGCATATTCGTTTTATGGCTCTTGGTTCGGCAATCGGTACCGGGCTTTTCTATGGCTCGGCTGATGCGATTAAAATGGCGGGGCCGAGCGTCCTGCTGGCTTATATTATCGGCGGCGTTGCGGCGTACATTATTATGCGCGCGCTGGGCGAGATGTCGGTGCATAACCCTGCCGCCAGCTCGTTCTCACGCTACGCGCAGGACTACCTTGGCCCGCTGGCGGGTTACATCACCGGCTGGACCTACTGTTTTGAAATCCTGATCGTCGCCATCGCCGATGTAACAGCCTTCGGCATCTATATGGGCGTCTGGTTCCCGGCAGTGCCGCACTGGATTTGGGTGCTCAGCGTGGTGTTGATCATCTGCGCCGTCAACCTGATGAGCGTGAAGGTCTTTGGCGAGCTGGAGTTCTGGTTCTCCTTCTTCAAAGTCGCCACTATTATCATCATGATTCTGGCCGGTTTCGGCATCATTATCTGGGGTATTGGTAACGGCGGCCAGCCGACCGGCATCCATAATCTATGGAGCAACGGTGGCTTCTTCAGCAACGGCTGGCTGGGGATGGTGATGTCGTTGCAGATGGTGATGTTCGCCTACGGCGGGATTGAAATCATCGGTATCACGGCTGGTGAAGCGGAAGACCCGGAGAAATCCATTCCGCGCGCCATTAACTCGGTCCCGATGCGTATCCTGGTGTTTTACGTCGGCACGCTGTTCGTGATTATGTCTATCTACCCGTGGAATCAGGTTGGAACGAACGGTAGCCCGTTTGTCTTAACCTTCCAGCATTTGGGTATCACCTTTGCCGCCAGCATCCTGAACTTTGTGGTGCTGACCGCTTCGCTGTCGGCGATTAACTCTGACGTCTTTGGCGTGGGGCGCATGCTGCACGGTATGGCGGAGCAGGGCAGCGCGCCGAAAATGTTTGCCAAAACGTCACGCCGCGGGGTGCCGTGGGTGACGGTAATGGTGATGACCATTGCGCTGCTGTTTGCGGTCTATCTTAACTACATCATGCCGGAGAACGTCTTCCTGGTGATTGCCTCGCTGGCCACCTTCGCCACGGTGTGGGTGTGGATTATGATCCTGCTGTCGCAGATTGCCTTCCGCCGCCGTCTGCCGCCGGAAGAGGCGCAAGCGCTGAAGTTTAAGGTGCCGGGCGGGGTAACGACGACGGTTATCGGACTGATATTCCTCGTCTTTATTATTGGTCTGATTGGTTATCATCCGGATACCCGCATCTCGCTGTACGTCGGTTTTGCGTGGATTATCCTGCTGCTGGTGGGCTGGCAGTTTAAAACTCGTCGCGACCGTAAGCTGGCGAAGGCGTAG
- the malZ gene encoding maltodextrin glucosidase codes for MLKAWHLPVAPFIKEQQERLFITLWLSGDDLPPRVTLRAEEDNEELSLPMHRLRQEPHPGVVAWRGEINLVNGQPRRRYSFKLLWADRQLWFTPQGFNRFPPARLEQFAVDVPDSGPQWVADQVFYQIFPDRFARSQSREAEQDKVYYHHAAGHDIVRKEWDEPLTGEAGGSTFYGGDLDGISEKLPYLKQLGVTALYLNPVFVAPSVHKYDTEDYRRVDPQFGGDAALLRLRHNTQKEGMRLILDGVFNHSGDSHAWFDRHQRGSGGACHDAASPWRGWYNFSPEGVAHDWLGYASLPKLDYRSETLVNEIYGGEDSVVRHWLKAPWSMDGWRLDVVHMLGEGGGARNNLRHIAGITQAAKQERPDAFVFGEHFGDARQWLQADAEDSAMNYRGFTFPLWGFLANTDISYDPQKIDAQTCMAWMDNYRAGLSHQQQLRMFNQLDSHDTARFKSLLGKDVARLPLAVVWLFSWPGVPCIYYGDEVGVDGNNDPFCRKPFPWDPALQDGCLLGLYKRMSKLRKANQALRYGGCQVIYAEENVVVFARVYKQQRVLVAINRGEACEVVIEDSPLLDVNGWQLKEGAGALHDGVLTLPAISANVWFSR; via the coding sequence ATGTTGAAGGCATGGCACCTCCCGGTTGCTCCGTTTATTAAGGAACAGCAGGAACGACTGTTTATTACATTATGGCTAAGCGGCGACGATTTGCCGCCGCGAGTGACGTTGCGTGCGGAGGAGGACAATGAAGAGCTTTCGCTGCCGATGCATCGTCTGCGGCAGGAGCCGCATCCAGGCGTGGTAGCCTGGCGCGGGGAAATCAACCTCGTCAACGGGCAGCCGCGTCGGCGCTATAGCTTCAAGCTGCTGTGGGCCGACCGTCAGCTGTGGTTCACGCCGCAGGGGTTCAACCGTTTTCCACCGGCGCGGCTGGAGCAGTTTGCCGTCGATGTTCCGGACAGCGGGCCGCAGTGGGTGGCCGACCAGGTGTTTTACCAGATTTTCCCCGACCGTTTTGCCCGCAGCCAGTCGCGCGAGGCTGAACAGGACAAGGTTTACTATCATCACGCAGCCGGTCACGACATTGTGCGTAAAGAGTGGGATGAACCGCTCACCGGCGAGGCGGGCGGCTCCACCTTTTATGGCGGCGATCTGGATGGTATCAGCGAAAAGCTGCCGTATCTGAAGCAGCTTGGCGTCACGGCGCTGTATTTGAACCCGGTCTTTGTCGCCCCCAGCGTGCATAAATACGACACCGAAGATTATCGGCGCGTTGACCCGCAGTTTGGCGGCGATGCGGCGCTGCTGCGCCTGCGCCACAATACGCAAAAAGAGGGAATGCGTCTGATCCTTGATGGCGTGTTCAACCACAGCGGTGATTCGCACGCCTGGTTCGATCGCCATCAGCGCGGCAGCGGCGGTGCCTGTCACGATGCCGCTTCGCCGTGGCGCGGCTGGTATAACTTTTCCCCAGAGGGCGTTGCCCACGATTGGTTGGGATACGCCAGCTTGCCGAAGCTGGATTATCGATCAGAGACCCTGGTCAATGAAATCTACGGCGGAGAAGATAGCGTCGTGCGCCACTGGCTAAAAGCGCCGTGGAGCATGGACGGCTGGCGGCTGGACGTGGTGCATATGCTGGGCGAGGGCGGCGGGGCGCGTAATAACCTGCGCCATATCGCCGGAATTACTCAGGCGGCGAAGCAAGAGCGGCCGGACGCCTTTGTGTTTGGTGAGCATTTCGGCGATGCGCGCCAGTGGCTACAGGCTGATGCCGAAGATTCAGCGATGAACTACCGCGGGTTTACCTTCCCGCTGTGGGGCTTCCTCGCCAATACCGATATCTCCTACGATCCGCAGAAAATCGATGCGCAAACCTGCATGGCGTGGATGGATAACTATCGCGCCGGGCTATCGCATCAGCAGCAGTTGCGGATGTTCAATCAGCTCGATAGCCACGATACTGCCCGCTTTAAGTCTCTACTGGGTAAGGATGTGGCACGTTTGCCGCTGGCGGTGGTATGGCTGTTTAGCTGGCCGGGCGTACCGTGCATTTATTACGGTGATGAAGTCGGCGTGGATGGCAATAACGATCCGTTCTGCCGTAAGCCGTTCCCGTGGGATCCGGCATTACAGGATGGCTGTCTGCTCGGCTTGTATAAGCGTATGAGCAAGCTGCGTAAGGCTAATCAGGCGCTGCGCTACGGCGGCTGCCAGGTGATTTATGCCGAAGAGAACGTGGTAGTGTTCGCGCGCGTCTATAAGCAGCAGCGGGTGCTGGTGGCGATTAACCGTGGCGAAGCCTGCGAGGTCGTTATTGAGGATTCACCGCTGCTTGATGTTAACGGCTGGCAGTTGAAAGAGGGAGCCGGTGCACTGCACGACGGTGTGCTGACGCTACCCGCTATCTCGGCCAACGTGTGGTTTAGCCGTTAA
- the brnQ gene encoding branched-chain amino acid transporter carrier protein BrnQ, with amino-acid sequence MTHQLKSRDIIALGFMTFALFVGAGNIIFPPMVGLQAGEHVWTAAIGFLITAVGLPVLTVVALAKVGGGVESLSTPIGKVAGILLAVVCYLAVGPLFATPRTATVSFEVGIAPLTGDGPLPLLIYSVIYFALVILVSLYPGKLLDTVGNFLAPLKIIALIILAVAAFVWPAGPLSHAMEAYRTAPFSNGFVNGYLTMDTLGAMVFGIVIVNAARSRGVTEARLLTRYTVWAGLMAGVGLTLLYLALFRLGSDSGMLVEQSANGAAILHAYVQHTFGGAGSFLLAALIFLACLVTAVGLTCACAEFFAQYLPFSYRTLVFILGLFSMAVSNLGLSHLIQISIPVLTAIYPPCIALVVLSFTRGWWHNSSRVIAPAMFISLMFGIIDGIKASPFADFMPSWAARLPLAEQGLAWLMPTAVMLILAVVWDRAVGRQVTSGAH; translated from the coding sequence ATGACCCATCAGTTAAAATCTCGCGACATCATTGCGTTGGGCTTTATGACCTTCGCGCTGTTCGTCGGCGCAGGCAATATTATCTTCCCTCCGATGGTTGGCTTACAGGCTGGTGAACACGTCTGGACCGCGGCTATTGGCTTTCTGATTACCGCCGTGGGTTTACCGGTGCTAACGGTCGTGGCATTGGCGAAAGTCGGCGGCGGCGTCGAGAGCCTGAGCACGCCGATTGGTAAAGTCGCCGGTATCCTGCTGGCTGTGGTCTGCTATCTGGCTGTGGGGCCGCTGTTCGCTACTCCGCGTACCGCTACCGTCTCTTTTGAAGTAGGGATTGCCCCGCTAACCGGTGATGGTCCGCTGCCGCTGCTGATTTATAGCGTTATCTATTTTGCACTGGTGATCCTCGTTTCGCTCTATCCGGGCAAGCTGCTGGATACGGTGGGAAATTTTCTCGCGCCGCTGAAAATCATCGCGCTGATTATTCTTGCCGTTGCGGCGTTCGTCTGGCCTGCCGGTCCGCTGAGCCACGCGATGGAAGCCTATCGCACCGCACCGTTTTCTAACGGCTTCGTCAACGGTTACCTGACCATGGATACCCTCGGGGCGATGGTCTTTGGTATCGTGATTGTCAACGCCGCGCGTTCCCGTGGCGTCACTGAAGCCCGCTTGCTGACCCGCTACACTGTCTGGGCAGGCCTGATGGCCGGTGTTGGCCTGACGCTGTTGTATCTGGCGCTGTTCCGCCTCGGTTCCGATAGCGGCATGCTGGTCGAGCAATCCGCCAACGGCGCGGCGATTCTGCACGCTTACGTACAGCACACCTTCGGCGGTGCGGGGAGTTTCCTGCTGGCGGCGCTGATCTTTCTCGCCTGTCTGGTCACGGCGGTTGGCCTGACCTGTGCTTGTGCGGAGTTCTTCGCCCAGTATCTGCCGTTCTCTTACCGCACGCTGGTGTTTATCCTCGGCCTGTTCTCGATGGCGGTCTCCAATCTGGGGCTGAGCCATCTGATTCAGATTTCGATTCCGGTGCTGACGGCAATCTACCCGCCGTGTATCGCACTGGTTGTATTAAGCTTTACCCGCGGTTGGTGGCATAATTCGTCCCGCGTTATTGCACCGGCCATGTTTATCAGCCTGATGTTTGGTATTATTGACGGCATTAAAGCGTCACCGTTTGCCGACTTTATGCCATCCTGGGCCGCGCGTCTGCCTCTGGCAGAACAGGGACTGGCCTGGCTGATGCCGACCGCAGTAATGCTGATTCTGGCCGTTGTTTGGGATCGTGCCGTAGGGCGTCAGGTGACATCCGGCGCACACTAA
- a CDS encoding LysR family transcriptional regulator, which translates to MRLNLDVLLILDALDRYGSFATAAESLFKTPAALSYMIQKLENDLNITLLDRSGHRAKFTDTGRMMLEKGRLLLNAAKDLEKQAVQLSAGWERDLAIALDDSFPFNALLPLIDEFYSLHPQTRLNFTHHTLAGSWEELTHNGADIILGAINEPPTSAEWSWKMLGTMDNIFVVAPGHPLAKTTQSLTNKQLSLHRAVVISDSARNCHPLNSNLLDEQPQIRVDSFASKVELLRAGLGCGFLPRHIARQWLESGELVEKPVTSFREKDITYMAWRSGNDGLAQRWWREAILQDERLSQLYH; encoded by the coding sequence ATGCGTTTAAACCTTGATGTCCTGCTGATCCTCGACGCGCTGGACAGATATGGCTCTTTTGCCACCGCCGCCGAGTCACTCTTTAAGACCCCCGCCGCGCTGAGCTACATGATCCAAAAACTGGAGAACGATCTGAATATTACCTTGCTGGATCGCTCCGGACATCGGGCTAAATTTACCGATACTGGCAGAATGATGCTGGAGAAGGGGCGATTGTTGCTGAATGCTGCCAAAGATCTGGAAAAGCAGGCGGTTCAGCTCAGCGCCGGTTGGGAACGGGATCTGGCCATCGCACTGGATGACTCTTTCCCTTTTAATGCACTGTTACCGCTGATCGACGAGTTCTACTCACTGCATCCGCAAACCCGGCTTAACTTTACCCATCATACTCTCGCCGGTTCATGGGAAGAACTCACCCACAACGGGGCGGATATTATTCTCGGAGCGATTAATGAACCGCCAACGTCTGCCGAATGGTCGTGGAAAATGCTCGGCACAATGGACAATATTTTCGTCGTTGCGCCGGGGCATCCACTGGCGAAAACCACCCAATCGCTGACCAACAAACAGCTGAGCCTGCATCGCGCGGTGGTGATCAGCGACAGCGCACGCAATTGCCATCCACTTAACAGCAATCTGCTGGATGAACAGCCGCAAATTCGCGTCGATAGCTTCGCCAGCAAAGTAGAATTGTTACGCGCCGGGCTGGGCTGCGGCTTTTTACCGCGCCATATCGCCCGGCAGTGGCTGGAAAGCGGCGAGCTGGTGGAAAAGCCCGTCACTTCGTTTCGTGAGAAAGATATTACCTATATGGCCTGGCGTAGCGGGAATGACGGGCTGGCCCAGCGCTGGTGGCGTGAGGCCATTCTCCAGGACGAAAGACTGAGCCAGCTCTATCATTAA